CTGGACCAGTTGAGGGAAGTTGGTTGGGCCAAGAAATGGAGTTCTCAGCCGTATGTCTCCCGCCGTACGGTCAGTCTGCAGTTCTTCTTCTAGGAAATTGCTATCCATTACCAAATTTTTGCCAATTTTACGAATATATGTTGATTCTCTTTACACCAGACTACTCTACGGGAGCTGACAACGCTTGGAATTAAAAATGCGGAGAATCTTGCTATTCCTAGTGTCAGAAATGATGTGAGTTCCTTATTAACATCCTTGcattttttgttctgtttgttTGTCTTTTAGCATTTTTGGTCTTGAGATGTCAAAGGGTTGGTACTCCAAAGATAATATTAGATTGGAGTTCGATCGTtattgtaaccgtccaagcccacgactaacaaatattgtccattttgggctttccttttcaggcttcccttcaaggtttttaaaacgcgtatgctaggtagagattttcacacccttataaagaatgcttcattcccctctccactgatatgagatctcacaatccacccccattcagtgcccaacgtcctcgctggcactcattccctctcttccatcgatgtgggaccctccaatccacccctttcgaggCACAACTttcttgctgacacaccgcctcgtgtccacccctttggagctcagcctcctcgctagcacatcacccggtgtctagctctgataccatttgtaatagcacaagcccaccactagcaaatattgtcctctttaggctttcaggcttcccctcaacgttcttaaaacgcgtctgttagggagaggtttccgcacccttataaagaatgctttgttcgcctctccaatcgatgtgggatctcacaatacaccccccttcaaggtccaacgtcctctttggggctcagcTTCCTCGTTGGctcatcgcccggtgtctgtctctcatatcatttgtaacagcctaagcccaccgctagcagatctTGTCCTTCTTGGGCTTTCCATTTCAGGttttccctcgaggtttttaaaacgcgtctgctagggagaggtttccacacccttataaagaatgtttcgttcccctctccgaccAACATGGGATCTGTGAGTTATAATGCTTCAATGGGTCTGTTTTCTCTGTTTGCATATCAATTTTCTTGAAACTTATGTGGACTTTGTGCTCTCAACACAGGCAGCTTTCCTTTTCACTGTGGTGGGTACGACTGGATTCTTGGGCGTCCTTGCAGGGCAGCTTCCTGGGGTAACATAGACAGCATCTTTTGTTGCTTAACCTGTTTGTTCTTCTACTTTAGTTCCTCATATAATCACCTTTTAACTAATGAGCTGTTCCTTAATCTCATCCtcttattgaaaatttggatTCATAACAGGATTGGGGCTTCTTTGTGCCATACTTGATTGGCAGCATATCGCTAATTGTTTTGGCTGTTGGAAGCATTTCTCCTGGGTAAAATTTCACTTGCAATGTATAGTTATCTCACTTTTCTACTCCATGACATTTTGTATGTGCCTTTCCTTTCTCTTAGGCTTCTTCAAGCTGCCATAGATGgcttttcatcattttttccTGATTATCAAGAACGAATTACTGGACATGAAGCTGCACATTTCTTGGGTAAAGTCTTGCATGAAACGTAATAATGAGTTATGCCTAGTTCACTTGGATCTAATAATGGACTCCTTTGAATTTTAGTTGCTTACTTGCTTGGACTTCCTATTCTGGATTATTCACTTGACATTGGAAAGGAGCATGTCAATCTCATTGACGAAAGGCTAGAAAAATTGATATATAGTGGTCAGCTTGATGATAAGGAACTTGACAGGTAAATGGCTGCTTACTAATATGAACGGGCGCAATGTTATCCATCAATCATGTAACGCCCTGAATTTTaggaaaatatgttttataatcattagaagattagattgaaaatttgaaatcaaaattagaaaatctTATCAGTATAGGAGATTGAATTTAAATCCTGGGGAATTATCTTTGAAAACTTTTATTGaaatgtctacccccttccgggctcaaccttctcgctggcacattgcccggtgtctagctttgataccgaCTATAACAACCTatgcccaccgctagtaaatattgtcctccttgggatttctctttcggacttcccttcAACGAGGTggattggattgtgagattccacatcggttggggaagagaacgaaacattctttataagggtgtggaaacctctccctagtagacgcgttttaaaaccttaaggggaagtccggaagggaaagcccaaagagggcaatatctactagcagtagacttaggctgttacaaatggtgtcagagctagacactgagcagtgtgctagcgaggatgctgggccctgtaaggggtggattgtgagattccacattggttggagagggaaatggagcattccttataagggtatgaaaacctctctctagtagacacgttttaaaaaccgtgaggctaacggcgatacataaagggtcaaagcggacaatatttacttgCGGTAGACTTGAGCGGTTATTGATGCTAGTAGGAGCAAATAAGCATGAATTGCAAGTTGTGTAGCATTTTGATTTCAGGTTGGCAGTGGTGGCAATGGCTGGACTTGCATCCGAAGgtttaaaatatgataaagtGGTTGGCCAATCAGCTGATCTCTTCACTCTGCAGGTTTCAGATTGCTATTTAATTCATGAAACAGATCCTTTACATCTCTCCCATCAGCTATCTAACATTTatctatacatatattttttctatcaGAGGTTCATCAATAGATCAAAACCAAAACTTGGTAAAGATCAACAACAGAACCTGACCAGATGGGCTGTAAGTATCACGACTCTGGATAGCTTCTTAAAACCTTTTTGTTCAACAACTTGAGCCTTCGCTAAAGATATGTTTAGTCCCTAAAATCtagtgtgtttttttttttcaaattcgtcatcattgtttaaaaaaattcactttTGTCCCTTACGTTTTCTCTCGTCATTGGTAAATGTTAATATGAACTAATGAGAAGCGTAGATGACATAATACTTAGAAATTCACTTAGTATGATGCTCTCTAATATGATGCTCTCTAAGTTAATCATCAACCAATTTTAATGTTCATTTACATGTTAAAATACAACGAACTAAGTCGAAACTTTTGAATTAATAGTGACTAAATCGAACCAAAAATGCTGAAACATTAGGATGAAAAGCTTGTATTCTAGCctgaaaagttttttttttttttaaaaaaagggtcATATTAGTGACTgaatattaaatcaaatccCCTGGAGTTTGCTGTAGGTTCTATTTTCTGGTTCCCTTCTGAAGAATAACAAATCCATATATGAAGCCCTCATCAAAGCAATGTCAGAGAAAGCATCTGTAATAGAATGCTTTGAAGCGATTGAGAAAGGTGCGTAGCTGATTCGAACTTTTGATCTTTCTGGTTGGGTTCTTAATTCTTAATGagtatcattttttattatactgGAGAAGGAGAGTGCTCTATTCTCTTGCCCCTGTAACATTTCCAGGACAAATGGATAATAAATCAACCGCAGTCATATTTCTAAAGAGGAGATCACTGTAGATAAATTTAGTCTAGTTTTGGTTGTATTTCTGTTCATCATTGATAGTAATTCACACATTTcactttgaaatttgatggaCTTAAATGATCTTAAAACGTTCATGGAGAAATCAATACGAGAAATAAGTTCCAATAAAAACATTACAACATGTATCATGTCTGTTGGGATCTAAATTTGCGACTATTTTTGGActttactttcattttttgcGACTATTTTTTGCGACTATTTCCACACCCACAGTACTCTTGTATTACATTATACGCCCATGCATTGTAAGATTCTACATTAGTTAGAGAGGATaatgaagtattccttataagggtgtggaaacctctccctattagacgGTTTCAtaaggctgacgacgatacgtaacgggccaaagcggacaatatttgctagcggtgggcttgggctattacatgcATGTAGGTGCATTAGGTAGGCGTGTTAACGTACCTTTTAGGTCTAACTATGGGCAAGTGCATGCTCACACAGTAGAAatcgaaagaaaataaaggaacACGAATAACATTATGGGTGTGCACGTCTGTTCATAACTATAAAagcatacaatatgcatgccccacattttaaatcatcaatttAATTTGTGGTGCCTCGTAAAACATATACATAATCATGTTTATAGTATCTCATATAACACATGCACATACATAATCGATCAATTGAAGATTACGTAAATAAAAGTCACATGGTACATATTATTCATGTACAAAAACAAAGTTCATTTTATCCTACTACATTCATAAGTTGATTGTACGCAGTACATGGTTCATATGGTACATGATACATGTTATGatgttcttaaactttcataaattgATTGTCACCTAAACTTAACCTTAACGAAATTCATTTTATCCTATTGCATTCAAATCAATCGTGCAAATTGATGGTAGAAACCATTATAGGGTTAATATAACTTAATTGTCTATTATcaatccaaataaaacaaactaaaTTGAATTATACCCACCTTAATTGAGTTTGATCCAAAACATctaaaatggagaaaaatcatttaaaaatcaCTGTTCAAAGGATTGACTAATTATCACTTAAAAAGTGAttacaaattcttttaaaatcatttatcttCTAATACCAAACATTTATGCAAAATGcattatttaaatgaattaataagCATTATCGCAAGGCATACAAACATTTATGCAAAATGcattatttaaatgaattaataagCATTATCGCAAGGCATACAGGGGAGTTCATAAGCATCTATAccataaaatcaatttttgaCCGAATGAAAGGTAGAATCATAAGCATAGAATACGACCCTAATCAAAAGGTATACATTTGACTCTTACACTATTGACACTATTGGAATAGTGagaaaagatatattttacaTCTCAAATATATAATGGGAGATACCGTTGTTTATGGTACAAAAGTTcctataaaaatgaaaaatgtccCATATTTGAGTGTGGTTTGAACTATTGATTGACGTAATTGGAAGTAACTAATCAAGTTTACGACAAAACTTAGAAATCGATCACTGAGCCAATTTGCGTACCTCCACAAGATAAATCTCAACAGAAAACTTAAGAGTAAGATCGACCTTCAGTAGTTCCTCACGTAAACTTGACTCTAGAGATAGGATCAAACGAATCTGTGGACTAAAAAGATGATTATTCCCACTCCTAATTTGTAACTCAATAATGACTATGGTacaaaactaaagaaatgaaagacttTATTCATTACTTCaaataatgtttataaatGGTCACAAGCTTGTAATTTCTCCTGTGACTCGCACATCACCACATCCAGATTATTGATGGGAGATCTTATTAAGTTAAACAATCTGAAAGCTCAGACAACTATTTACTATCTAATACTAAAGGCCCCTACAGCAACAATTTGGGATCACAAGGCCAGCCTTTTTCACCTACAGACGCCCATACAATGAAAGCATATCCTTCAATTCAGTGGCTTCAGTCTCCAAACTCTCAAAGCTTACGGAACTAGGTATTCTCCATTTCCAGTTTCCGAACTGTGACAATTACAAACAATATCTTACTTACACATGGAACCATCACAACAATCAAATAATTCATACAGAATCTATACattattcacatttttcttcaaaataaagTTTCCTATTGAATGCAAGGTCTTTTTTTCCAGTACTGCACAGATTGAGATGGTGtaaaatcaaagaataaaaaaatggggGCTACTGAAAACACCAGTGGTACCATTTTCATTGTaatcaaagatgaaagaaGAGGCATTGAAATGGCGGAATGGCATTCAACTTAGATACTTAATGCTGAGCTTTATGACAGTCAGGAGATTTGAGTATGAAGGTACACTTACCTGTGTTGCTGGAATGTTCATCCTTGCAGAATTCCCTAGCCGAAGAACATCTTGTATAGGTATTATAGCAGTTTGTGCCACAGAAGATAATGCTGTCCGGATGAGAGCCCAGGCGATGTCATCTTTCTCAGTAATTGAGAGATACTTCTGTACCTGTATTAACAATCGAGAAAACGTCAAGTACAACAAACGTGGGGATATGAGGATTCATGAAGAAGCTATGCTCATGTTGGCaacaaagcatttttttttttttttttaatgtttttctatgggttttcttttctttacgcTTTTCATTGAATTAGCAAAACGTTCGcccccaaaaagaaaaacagaagtctccagaaaaaggaaaaacaggtGTGCTTGATCTTCTTCCGTACATAATATCCTGACTGGTTTCCCACCCATTTATCATTCCAAAATGAAGCCCTTCCATTCCCATTCTTGATTACCACAAAATTCTCCATGTGGCCTTTCAGATTCTTAATATTCCATCGAGGTTTCTTGCACATCCTGGTTTCTTGCACATCctggtttcttttctttagtaTAGTAGCCGTTCTCTCTTCTACCAAGAACGCTAATCGTTTCGCTAGCAACCATTTTGTggcataaattatttatttcctttgaATCCTCCAGACATTTAGATAATGAAGCctcattcttcttcctcacgTTGTTACTTCCGAGTTGTCTGTCCTCCATAGATTCGGTAATTTATTCCGAACGTTCTAGTTTGAAGAGATCATAGAAAGAGAAGCATTCCGACCAAAAGATCATGCAGTTTTTAACACACATTGGTAACTAGGCTTTAGTAAAATAGCAAAAAAGAGACTTCTAAGCAATTCAAAGGATCTAACGGCTCTCCCTGCATCTTATGTCACTTGGTCTACAAAGAATTGCAAAACAATCCTCTTCCTTCCATATGTAGTACTACGGCTTGCCCGTTCCAACTAATTTATAGGGCTAATATCTTTAGTactcttttataaaaataaaaataaaaggaactCTTCTGGAATTGAATAACCTGCAATTAATAGCTTTGTCCAAGAAATGACTAATGAATATATTAACTTCATCAAAGATAAACAATAGGGGAACCCCAGGGAGACATACTACTTTCAAAAGAAACCGGCCACAGTTTTAGCACTAAAAGGTTGGcggaggaaaatgaaatgaccATACTAAAGTAATCCACAACAGAAATAGTGCCATAGCCCTTAGATTTGGGTCGGTCATCAATGAAAATCATGGTGATAACATCCCAAATAAGATTGAAAATCAGCAAGGTATTCAATAGATTAACATTCCCATAGATCTAGCGTATGGTTCAACTTCTACTCATCCAATTCCCAACAGGTTTCATAATGATGTAACTACCCTTCCGTCCACACGCCACTTCCTGGAAACGCGCTTGACTATCGTTCTATTACTATAGTCCTTGAAAACCCTTTATGTGTCAAGTCCCaatctatatattttgatCTTATCCTGCACAGCATAGCATCTAACCTATCTGAGTGATAATTTACTTCTGAAACGAGATAACGTTCCCAAACAACCGTTTTCTCCTACTTTCGATCTTCCACttcctttgattttttgtAATGAGTGCTAAACATGCTGTGGATTTCTTCACACACAACCAGACTACCTCCTAAACATGGTCTTCTATTTTTCTCAGACTTCCCTTTCATCCTTTTAAAACGCTTAGGTTCTTCCAACAGAGTCACCCACACGTTCTCCCATCCTCTATTCTTTCAAAGTGGTTATGTAAAATACACACCGTAATACCATCATTTTCTCCCCTTACTTCGCTGTTTGTAGCTCGACTGtataaagtaaattttcaTGTGTCTCATTTTTTAGGccccattttctttccttgggAACATAACCTGTGGAGTTCATATGACATTCATTAAAGTGGTTGTCATTGGCCTTTCCCGTGAAGCTTTATCCTTCAATGGGCCTCTCTTTGgatttcttcaaatatttatttcattcttttcttattgTTACTAATGTTACTATGTTTTCATTTATGTTCAAACTAATACAAAAACTAGTAGCTTTGCAACAATATACAGAAACCATTGTAGTTTTTGCATGTGTGAATGTGTTAGGTTCAGAGAAGGAGTGACAAACATTGGCCTTTTCTCCTTCATTCAAATTGTCCCACCAGCCAAGACTCTGCATTAAAACACTACAACAATTAACAGAATGACACCAAGAGAGAAGAATCTGCATTAGTTATTATGCAGATAAGATAAACAAATTGCAAAGAACTATAAATTTGACCAATTTAATATACTTGAATCAGATTAACATGCTTATTTGAAAACATCAGATTTTGCGACATATTGCAAGGAAAGGCAAGCAAAGAAATTATTACTGTGTCATTATCATGAGTTCCCGTGTAGACAACTTGGCTAGATTCATGATTGTGGGGCGAATGCGGATTAGCGGAATCATTTCCAAAACCTGTTTGAACAAGATACATAAATTGCCAAGAATAATTTCAAGACAATCTCTTCAACACAGAGACAATATATAACACTATACCAAACTGGAGGACAGCCATCCCAGGTGCCCCGATGGATCTTCTGAGCCGAACCACATCTTCAGTAATAACTCCCTGTCATATGATGGTATTACAAAGCTTAAACCAATGTAgctaaaactaaaagaaaacgGAGTCCAAGTGGAACTATGTTCTGATACTTTCCAAAATAAAAGTGCACATTACTTAATTCATGAGGGACATTTTAAACACCAAACAGAGGGGTTTTGGTGAGATAGGGGCAAGTTCAACCTCGAAGCTTATGGCTTCAAAGATAAATTCAGAACCCGATGTCGTTAGTCTGGAAACTTCGAACACGAAGGATGTGCAACCAATACAAGAAATCACATTGACACACTCAATTGGTCGAATTCATTActtgattattataaaaacatACCAAATCTTCTGCAATTATGTTGATCTTCCCAACTGCTCTGAATATGGCATCAAATAAAGATTTTCCTGGCCCTGCCTACTATCATAAAAAATGCTACTGAAGAAGATACTATGATATCAAAGTACAATCTAAAAGAATCTGGAAAATTATAAGTCTGACCTTCCAACGTCCAATTGTAGCAATTTTTGCCTCTGTACATTTGCAACATATTAGCACAAACTACGAACCAGAGAAACAACACGTGAAGTAAGCTGACATGTTTGTTTCATAAAAGCCTACCTGAAGGAACTGCCCAGTACCCAGCAAATCCTCTAAAATGATCGATCCTGAATTCATCATATAGATTCTGTGCACGTTTAATGCGCTGTACCCACCAAGAAAAACCATCTTTCTCCATGGCTTTCCAATCATATAGAGGACTTTTTAAGttccaagaaaaaatcaattagTTAGAAAGCTATTTCTTGGCAGGTTtactacaaataaaatttacaaacaaGAATTAACACAAATGGCGGAAACCTTCTGAGAAGTattagataaaagaaaataacaggAAACATTTACGGTGATATAATGAAAAATCACAGGATTTTTTTAGCATACAAAAATTTAGCTTCTTGGTTGAATGCAAATCGCCAAGATTCTTTTTGCAATTACAGCCAATCAATGATTATCACAAATTAGAAGGCTTTCATTTGATAGCTTTGGCATTAGtgtaaatattgaaaaaaatttgttaaactaaaataaactcaaaaccTTAAGTTAGTAGGTAAAATAGGTTAAATTtcatcttaatattttatttcttaacacttatcacaaaaaaaataccaaagaCTTGTAGGAAGATTCATTTATTTGTCTCGCACATGTTCAAACATTGCTTTTACAGTTAGTATGGAAAGTCAGTTAATGCATGCCCCAGGACCATTGCTTTTACAGCTTTGCTTTTACagttactttattttttgctTCGCCAAGTAACTAGATTTCcttgaacaaaatgaaaacaaccaaaattaaatcttCTATCAGTGATGCTACTTGTCCAGTATGGTGCCAAAAGTAGTGTTGAAGCTGAATTTAGGACTTCAGCACATGTATATGGATAATGAGCCTATTGAAAGAATTGTGATGAATTGTGATGGCCAAAAGTAGTGTTGAAGTTGTTGAAGCTATTGAAGCTGAAATTAGAACTTTAGCACACGTATATccatatatttattgaaactGAATGGTGGTGGCCAAAAAGTGTTGAAGCTGAATATAGGACTTTAGCACAAGTATATGGATAAAGAGACTGTTCAACGTACTTAGATTTTCCTAGGTGATGCCTATGCATATTTATTGTGGCAATAAGGAAGATATCTCTACCGCTCATAATCTAGTCCTTCATGATAGAACAAAATACATTGAGGTAGATAAGCATTccatagaaaagaaaattgatgttTAATATGTATTCCTTATCATCCAACTATAGAGCAAATTGCTGATGTTCTGACTAAGGGACTTCCGAAGCTACAGTTCGACAAACTAGTAAACAAGCTATAATGAAAACATATCTTTAAAAGCTTAAGAGGGAGTGTtcgttatttcttttttttaaaaaaaaaaaaatatataggaATCTCTTTGTATTTATTGTATTAGAATTCATCTTTCTAGTAGATTATGCCCTTATTTGTAAAGAGTTTTTCCTCCTATTTAAGAGgacattttctttgattatgatatgcataaagtattttacctctaaatatttattgaacaaagaaaattagaaaatgagaCAACAAAAGGTGGAATATTTGTTATGATCAATTAATTTGCATTAATAGAGAACATTAAAAACAGTTATAATGTGAACTTCAAAACTGACATGATTTAGTCAAGTAAGGAGAAATTATGTACGCACTTCGCATACAAACCAAGGGTTAACTGCTAGCGGGTGAAGAAACTCCTCTACTACATTTTCAAATTGTCAATCCTGTATAATTGGTTTTTACCCTTTCAGCCCCATCATCAACATTTTCCATTAAAAGCCAAATGACGACCATGTGAAAGGCATTTGGAGCTGTGTTCCTAGCTAACCTCACTCCTCTATCCTACATTGCCAAGaattttaagaaaacaaaagaaaaaaggaaaccGCTAGATGAAAGAGTTCTTAACTGGCTACCAGATTGTGATCGAAGCTAAAATTCATAGAAACCTTTTCCCTCACTGCTGCTGTTAACAACAACCTGATCTTCGCCAgtttattttactattttgttCGTAGGATATTTAGCAGTTAGTTCACTACTTTGTATTGTTAATTAGATTTAGTTTAGTTAGTTTGTTACTAGTTAAATGATAGACACTATATATTGAGTTGCTAAGCATATATGATAGACAACTATATGTGTTGGGTatgacaaatttttttatttttgatagGAAATAAAGgtcttcttttttcaaaatatcacATCACATGTATGTAGATTCAAGCTCACAATCTTATAGAGGAAGTAGAGATGTCTTGACTGTTAAGTTGGCCATGCTGATAAGAAATGAAGGGTTTTAGCAGAAGTTGAGATACCTGAACTACTAAGCTATGCTAACGATGGGCTACCCATGATTATGTNACCGTATTGTTTGGTTATGAGGAACCTTATCATAAACTTCTGAAACCACTCATGGCTACCTTGGTCCCTCCCAGCCATACTCTTTGATTCAAATCAATTCCCTTTACAATATCCACTTCAAATctagattaaaaaatttaattctatga
The Cucurbita pepo subsp. pepo cultivar mu-cu-16 chromosome LG16, ASM280686v2, whole genome shotgun sequence genome window above contains:
- the LOC111777385 gene encoding uncharacterized protein LOC111777385 translates to MLDVATAGSTYSSALSFQFRRSKSFNIPHQWRIRASSAASTVDLTALQSAIDKKDSNAVKEALDQLREVGWAKKWSSQPYVSRRTTTLRELTTLGIKNAENLAIPSVRNDAAFLFTVVGTTGFLGVLAGQLPGDWGFFVPYLIGSISLIVLAVGSISPGLLQAAIDGFSSFFPDYQERITGHEAAHFLVAYLLGLPILDYSLDIGKEHVNLIDERLEKLIYSGQLDDKELDRLAVVAMAGLASEGLKYDKVVGQSADLFTLQRFINRSKPKLGKDQQQNLTRWAVLFSGSLLKNNKSIYEALIKAMSEKASVIECFEAIEKGA